Proteins encoded together in one Ignavibacteriales bacterium window:
- a CDS encoding methylenetetrahydrofolate reductase, translated as MTLKEKIDSNQFVVCGEIGPPQSCDGDVIRNKSKHFKGFVDAVNITDNQKAVARLSSIASAKILLEEGVEPIIQMTCRDRNRLAIQSDLMGAAALGIRNVLCLTGDHQKFGDHPEAKGVFDLDSIQLVATVSAMNKGFLLSGHEMKKAPAFLIGAAANPFAEPFEMRLIRLYKKIEAGAHFIQTQPVFDLELFAKWMERVVEMGLHERTAILAGVLPVKTAKTLLWMKQEVPGIRIQDKYVQRMHQARDPEEEGVKIAVETIQTLRQMTGVRGIHLMPAMWESIVPTIIKEAKLDVTN; from the coding sequence ATGACGTTGAAAGAAAAGATTGACTCGAACCAGTTTGTTGTATGCGGAGAAATCGGCCCGCCGCAAAGCTGCGATGGCGACGTCATCCGGAACAAATCAAAGCACTTCAAGGGCTTCGTGGATGCGGTGAATATCACCGACAACCAGAAAGCTGTCGCCAGGCTGTCGAGTATCGCTTCGGCAAAGATATTGCTTGAAGAGGGCGTTGAACCGATTATACAGATGACCTGCCGTGACCGCAACAGATTGGCGATTCAAAGCGATCTCATGGGCGCCGCTGCGTTGGGCATCCGGAATGTGCTGTGCCTGACAGGCGACCATCAGAAATTTGGCGATCATCCCGAAGCAAAGGGGGTGTTTGACCTCGATTCCATCCAGCTTGTTGCCACCGTTTCCGCGATGAACAAGGGGTTCTTGCTTTCCGGCCATGAAATGAAGAAAGCCCCTGCATTTCTTATCGGCGCGGCAGCGAATCCTTTTGCCGAGCCGTTCGAAATGCGCTTGATCCGCCTGTATAAAAAGATTGAGGCCGGGGCGCATTTTATTCAAACACAGCCCGTGTTTGACCTTGAACTTTTCGCCAAATGGATGGAACGAGTCGTCGAAATGGGTCTTCATGAGAGAACGGCAATTCTCGCCGGCGTTCTGCCTGTAAAAACAGCAAAAACGTTACTGTGGATGAAGCAAGAAGTGCCCGGCATCAGGATCCAAGACAAGTATGTTCAGCGAATGCACCAGGCGCGCGATCCCGAAGAAGAGGGCGTTAAAATCGCCGTTGAGACTATTCAAACGCTAAGACAAATGACGGGGGTCCGGGGTATTCATCTCATGCCGGCGATGTGGGAAAGTATTGTTCCGACGATCATAAAAGAAGCGAAACTTGATGTAACAAACTAG
- a CDS encoding cobalamin-dependent protein (Presence of a B(12) (cobalamin)-binding domain implies dependence on cobalamin itself, in one of its several forms, or in some unusual lineages, dependence on a cobalamin-like analog.), which yields MQEIVDKIALCVARGKISKSFWYPPDMKDQDGADEIAADALKNGVQPIDLLEGCMLGMERVGKEFSDGTAFVTNLIVSAEAMNAVMKHIKPFLESGEVKRKGKFVIGTVAGDMHDIGKNLVSMIIKGGGFEVIDLGVDVPTNKFLDAIAQNPGCFVGLSALLTTTKPNMENSVKAIRKAYPDTKILIGGAPITQDFCAHIGADFYSPNPQGAVDYLNKSVS from the coding sequence ATGCAAGAAATTGTTGACAAAATTGCTCTGTGCGTTGCTCGAGGCAAAATATCCAAGTCATTCTGGTATCCACCTGACATGAAAGATCAGGATGGCGCCGATGAAATCGCTGCAGACGCGCTGAAGAACGGGGTTCAACCGATCGATTTGCTGGAAGGTTGTATGTTGGGAATGGAGCGGGTTGGAAAAGAGTTCAGCGATGGGACCGCGTTTGTGACAAATCTCATTGTATCTGCCGAAGCAATGAACGCTGTCATGAAACATATCAAGCCGTTTCTGGAATCCGGCGAGGTGAAGCGCAAAGGCAAGTTTGTCATCGGCACCGTTGCCGGCGATATGCACGACATCGGAAAGAATCTTGTGTCCATGATTATCAAAGGCGGCGGATTTGAAGTGATCGATCTCGGCGTTGATGTGCCGACCAATAAGTTTCTGGACGCAATCGCTCAAAACCCCGGCTGCTTTGTCGGGCTTTCCGCCTTGCTGACGACAACAAAGCCCAACATGGAAAACAGCGTGAAGGCAATTCGGAAGGCTTATCCTGACACAAAGATACTGATCGGCGGCGCCCCTATTACACAAGATTTTTGCGCTCACATTGGCGCTGATTTCTATTCGCCAAATCCACAGGGGGCGGTCGACTATTTGAATAAGAGCGTGTCGTAG